DNA from Xanthomonas hyacinthi:
GGCCACCGGCGGCAGGCGGTCGCCGAAACCGATCGCCTGGAAGTATTCGGCCGGCACCCCGGGCAGCACCAGCCCCGGTTCCGGCGCGAAGCCGAAGCGCGCGTAGAACGCCGGCTCGCCCAGCACCACGCAGCCGGCCGCGCCCAGCGCCTGCAGCTGCGCCAGCGCCTCGCGCACCAGCCGCGTGCCCAGTCCCTGGCGCTGGTGGCCCGGCCCCACCGACAGCGGTCCCAGCGCGTACCAGCCGCGGCTGCCGTCGGACAACTGCAGCGGCGATACCGCCACATGGCCGACGATGTAGCCCTCGTGCTCGACCACCAGCGACCGGGTCAGCGCGCCATCCGCGCGCAGCCGTTCGATGATCTGCTGTTCGTCGTGGCGGCTGTGCGCGACGCGGAAGAACGCGACCAGGGTCAGCGCCTCGATCGCGGCATGGTCGGCTTGCGTTTCGGCGCGGATGT
Protein-coding regions in this window:
- a CDS encoding GNAT family N-acetyltransferase, which translates into the protein MELNIRAETQADHAAIEALTLVAFFRVAHSRHDEQQIIERLRADGALTRSLVVEHEGYIVGHVAVSPLQLSDGSRGWYALGPLSVGPGHQRQGLGTRLVREALAQLQALGAAGCVVLGEPAFYARFGFAPEPGLVLPGVPAEYFQAIGFGDRLPPVAEAEYHDAFLAGG